A window of the Miscanthus floridulus cultivar M001 chromosome 14, ASM1932011v1, whole genome shotgun sequence genome harbors these coding sequences:
- the LOC136505213 gene encoding glutathione synthetase, chloroplastic-like isoform X1, whose protein sequence is MSAAVPPAMDPAAAGEMAREAAAWCALHGLVVGDRADPRSATVPGVGLVHAPFSLLPAHLPESFWRQACELAPIFNELVDRVSMDGNFLQDALSKTREVDDFTSRLLEIHRKMMEINKEENIRLGLHRSDYMLDSETSSLLQIELNTISASFPGLGSLVSDLHRTLIKQHGTLLGLEHKRVPANAANTQFAEALAQAWAEFNIDSAVIMMIVQPEERNMYDQYWLSTHLQDSHGITTIRKTLSQVEAEGQVLPDGTLLVGGQKIAVVYYRAGYTPNDYPSEAEWSARLMMEQSSAVKCPSISYHLVGTKKIQQELAKPSVLERFLESKEEIDKVRKCFAGLWSLGDEEIIKTAVEKPELFVLKPQREGGGNNIYGLDLRETLVRLQKEGGDALAAYILMQRIFPKASLAYLVRGGVCHEGLAISELGIYGAYLRYKDKVVINEQCGYLMRTKVSSSDEGGVAAGFAVLDSLYLTGKADGIEARDVPGTFLSPKLILYIVLEFVIRVAGALVK, encoded by the exons ATGAGTGCCGCCGTGCCGCCGGCGATGGACCCCGCGGCGGCGGGGGAGATGGCGCGGGAGGCCGCCGCGTGGTGCGCGCTGCACGGCCTCGTCGTCGGGGACCGCGCCGACCCG AGATCAGCAACAGTCCCTGGTGTTGGTTTGGTTCATGCTCCATTCTCCCTGCTCCCAGCACATCTTCCAGAGTCATTTTGGAGGCAGGCGTGCGAGCTCGCTCCCATTTTTAACGAGCTTGTGGACCGGGTTAGCATGGATGGGAATTTCTTGCAGGATGCTTTGTCCAA AACAAGGGAGGTTGATGATTTCACATCTAGGCTCTTAGAAATTCACAGGAAAATGATGGAAATAAATAAGGAAGAG AATATTCGCTTAGGGTTGCACCGATCAGATTATATGCTGGATTCAGAAACAAGTTCTCTTCTTCAAATAGAGCTCAACACCATTTCAGCATCATTTCCTGGGCTTGGTTCCTTAGTTAGCGATCTTCACAG GACCTTAATTAAACAGCATGGGACTTTATTAGGTCTGGAGCACAAGAGGGTTCCTGCAAATGCGGCTAACACTCAATTTGCTGAAGCATTGGCCCAAGCATGGGCTGAGTTTAATATTGACAG TGCTGTAATTATGATGATTGTTCAGCCAGAAGAGAGAAATATGTATGATCAGTACTGGCTTTCGACACATTTGCAAGACT CACATGGCATAACAACTATAAGGAAAACCTTATCGCAGGTGGAAgctgaaggccaggttctcccagaTGGAACTCTTCTTGT AGGTGGCCAGAAAATTGCTGTTGTGTACTATAGAGCTGGCTATACACCAAATGATTATCCCTCAGAAGCA GAATGGAGTGCAAGACTTATGATGGAACAATCATCTGCTGTAAAGTGTCCTTCAATATCGTATCATTTAGTGGGAACCAAAAAGATTCAACAAGAACTAGCAAAGCCTAGTGTGCTTGAAAG GTTCCTTGAGAGTAAGGAGGAAATTGACAAGGTTCGCAAATGTTTTGCTGGGCTATGGAGTTTGGGTGATGAAGAGATTATAAAAACTGCAGTGGAAAAACCTGAGTTGTTCGTGTTGAAGCCTCAACGTGAAGGCGGAG GAAACAACATCTACGGTCTTGATTTGAGGGAAACACTTGTCAGACTCcagaaggaaggaggggatgcaCTTGCTGCCTACATACTGATGCAAAGAATCTTTCCAAAAGCTTCTCTTGCTTATCTGGTTCGTGGTGGTGTTTGCCACGAGGGTCTTGCAATTTCTGAGCTTGGAATATATGGAGCTTATCTGCG gtacaaagataaagtGGTCATCAATGAACAATGTGGTTACTTGATGCGAACAAAAGTTTCTTCATCAGATGAAGGTGGAGTAGCTGCAGGGTTTGCTGTTTTGGATAGCTTATACCTGACTGGCAAG
- the LOC136505213 gene encoding glutathione synthetase, chloroplastic-like isoform X2, which yields MSAAVPPAMDPAAAGEMAREAAAWCALHGLVVGDRADPRSATVPGVGLVHAPFSLLPAHLPESFWRQACELAPIFNELVDRVSMDGNFLQDALSKTREVDDFTSRLLEIHRKMMEINKEENIRLGLHRSDYMLDSETSSLLQIELNTISASFPGLGSLVSDLHRTLIKQHGTLLGLEHKRVPANAANTQFAEALAQAWAEFNIDSAVIMMIVQPEERNMYDQYWLSTHLQDSHGITTIRKTLSQVEAEGQVLPDGTLLVGGQKIAVVYYRAGYTPNDYPSEAEWSARLMMEQSSAVKCPSISYHLVGTKKIQQELAKPSVLERFLESKEEIDKVRKCFAGLWSLGDEEIIKTAVEKPELFVLKPQREGGGNNIYGLDLRETLVRLQKEGGDALAAYILMQRIFPKASLAYLVRGGVCHEGLAISELGIYGAYLRYKDKVVINEQCGYLMRTKVSSSDEGGVAAGFAVLDSLYLTGK from the exons ATGAGTGCCGCCGTGCCGCCGGCGATGGACCCCGCGGCGGCGGGGGAGATGGCGCGGGAGGCCGCCGCGTGGTGCGCGCTGCACGGCCTCGTCGTCGGGGACCGCGCCGACCCG AGATCAGCAACAGTCCCTGGTGTTGGTTTGGTTCATGCTCCATTCTCCCTGCTCCCAGCACATCTTCCAGAGTCATTTTGGAGGCAGGCGTGCGAGCTCGCTCCCATTTTTAACGAGCTTGTGGACCGGGTTAGCATGGATGGGAATTTCTTGCAGGATGCTTTGTCCAA AACAAGGGAGGTTGATGATTTCACATCTAGGCTCTTAGAAATTCACAGGAAAATGATGGAAATAAATAAGGAAGAG AATATTCGCTTAGGGTTGCACCGATCAGATTATATGCTGGATTCAGAAACAAGTTCTCTTCTTCAAATAGAGCTCAACACCATTTCAGCATCATTTCCTGGGCTTGGTTCCTTAGTTAGCGATCTTCACAG GACCTTAATTAAACAGCATGGGACTTTATTAGGTCTGGAGCACAAGAGGGTTCCTGCAAATGCGGCTAACACTCAATTTGCTGAAGCATTGGCCCAAGCATGGGCTGAGTTTAATATTGACAG TGCTGTAATTATGATGATTGTTCAGCCAGAAGAGAGAAATATGTATGATCAGTACTGGCTTTCGACACATTTGCAAGACT CACATGGCATAACAACTATAAGGAAAACCTTATCGCAGGTGGAAgctgaaggccaggttctcccagaTGGAACTCTTCTTGT AGGTGGCCAGAAAATTGCTGTTGTGTACTATAGAGCTGGCTATACACCAAATGATTATCCCTCAGAAGCA GAATGGAGTGCAAGACTTATGATGGAACAATCATCTGCTGTAAAGTGTCCTTCAATATCGTATCATTTAGTGGGAACCAAAAAGATTCAACAAGAACTAGCAAAGCCTAGTGTGCTTGAAAG GTTCCTTGAGAGTAAGGAGGAAATTGACAAGGTTCGCAAATGTTTTGCTGGGCTATGGAGTTTGGGTGATGAAGAGATTATAAAAACTGCAGTGGAAAAACCTGAGTTGTTCGTGTTGAAGCCTCAACGTGAAGGCGGAG GAAACAACATCTACGGTCTTGATTTGAGGGAAACACTTGTCAGACTCcagaaggaaggaggggatgcaCTTGCTGCCTACATACTGATGCAAAGAATCTTTCCAAAAGCTTCTCTTGCTTATCTGGTTCGTGGTGGTGTTTGCCACGAGGGTCTTGCAATTTCTGAGCTTGGAATATATGGAGCTTATCTGCG gtacaaagataaagtGGTCATCAATGAACAATGTGGTTACTTGATGCGAACAAAAGTTTCTTCATCAGATGAAGGTGGAGTAGCTGCAGGGTTTGCTGTTTTGGATAGCTTATACCTGACTGGCAAG TGA
- the LOC136505213 gene encoding glutathione synthetase, chloroplastic-like isoform X3, producing the protein MLDSETSSLLQIELNTISASFPGLGSLVSDLHRTLIKQHGTLLGLEHKRVPANAANTQFAEALAQAWAEFNIDSAVIMMIVQPEERNMYDQYWLSTHLQDSHGITTIRKTLSQVEAEGQVLPDGTLLVGGQKIAVVYYRAGYTPNDYPSEAEWSARLMMEQSSAVKCPSISYHLVGTKKIQQELAKPSVLERFLESKEEIDKVRKCFAGLWSLGDEEIIKTAVEKPELFVLKPQREGGGNNIYGLDLRETLVRLQKEGGDALAAYILMQRIFPKASLAYLVRGGVCHEGLAISELGIYGAYLRYKDKVVINEQCGYLMRTKVSSSDEGGVAAGFAVLDSLYLTGKADGIEARDVPGTFLSPKLILYIVLEFVIRVAGALVK; encoded by the exons ATGCTGGATTCAGAAACAAGTTCTCTTCTTCAAATAGAGCTCAACACCATTTCAGCATCATTTCCTGGGCTTGGTTCCTTAGTTAGCGATCTTCACAG GACCTTAATTAAACAGCATGGGACTTTATTAGGTCTGGAGCACAAGAGGGTTCCTGCAAATGCGGCTAACACTCAATTTGCTGAAGCATTGGCCCAAGCATGGGCTGAGTTTAATATTGACAG TGCTGTAATTATGATGATTGTTCAGCCAGAAGAGAGAAATATGTATGATCAGTACTGGCTTTCGACACATTTGCAAGACT CACATGGCATAACAACTATAAGGAAAACCTTATCGCAGGTGGAAgctgaaggccaggttctcccagaTGGAACTCTTCTTGT AGGTGGCCAGAAAATTGCTGTTGTGTACTATAGAGCTGGCTATACACCAAATGATTATCCCTCAGAAGCA GAATGGAGTGCAAGACTTATGATGGAACAATCATCTGCTGTAAAGTGTCCTTCAATATCGTATCATTTAGTGGGAACCAAAAAGATTCAACAAGAACTAGCAAAGCCTAGTGTGCTTGAAAG GTTCCTTGAGAGTAAGGAGGAAATTGACAAGGTTCGCAAATGTTTTGCTGGGCTATGGAGTTTGGGTGATGAAGAGATTATAAAAACTGCAGTGGAAAAACCTGAGTTGTTCGTGTTGAAGCCTCAACGTGAAGGCGGAG GAAACAACATCTACGGTCTTGATTTGAGGGAAACACTTGTCAGACTCcagaaggaaggaggggatgcaCTTGCTGCCTACATACTGATGCAAAGAATCTTTCCAAAAGCTTCTCTTGCTTATCTGGTTCGTGGTGGTGTTTGCCACGAGGGTCTTGCAATTTCTGAGCTTGGAATATATGGAGCTTATCTGCG gtacaaagataaagtGGTCATCAATGAACAATGTGGTTACTTGATGCGAACAAAAGTTTCTTCATCAGATGAAGGTGGAGTAGCTGCAGGGTTTGCTGTTTTGGATAGCTTATACCTGACTGGCAAG